A part of Silvimonas soli genomic DNA contains:
- the wrbA gene encoding NAD(P)H:quinone oxidoreductase, whose product MADILVLYYSTHGATRQLAQLIARGIDAVPGATARLRTVPKISTVCEATEPAVPETGAPYVWEQDLIECVGLAVGSPTRFGNMAAPMKYFWDSTINAWLAGTLAGKPACVFTSTGSMHGGNEATLLTMMVPLLHHGMILLGTPYTEPALSATDTGGTPYGVSHIAGMRGEQPISEHERQLAVAQGKRLAEVALKLAVAA is encoded by the coding sequence TTGGCCGATATCCTGGTTCTGTACTACAGCACGCATGGCGCAACCCGCCAGCTGGCACAACTCATTGCACGCGGTATTGATGCGGTGCCTGGCGCGACCGCGCGGCTGCGCACAGTACCGAAGATATCCACGGTATGTGAAGCCACCGAGCCCGCTGTGCCAGAAACTGGCGCTCCCTATGTCTGGGAGCAAGACTTGATCGAATGTGTCGGGCTGGCAGTGGGTAGCCCGACCCGATTCGGCAATATGGCTGCGCCCATGAAGTACTTCTGGGACTCGACCATCAATGCCTGGCTGGCTGGCACACTGGCTGGCAAGCCGGCATGCGTGTTCACCAGCACGGGCTCCATGCATGGCGGGAACGAAGCAACCTTGCTGACCATGATGGTGCCACTGCTCCATCACGGCATGATCTTGCTCGGTACGCCGTATACCGAACCGGCGCTTTCTGCCACCGATACGGGCGGCACGCCATACGGCGTGAGTCATATTGCCGGCATGCGCGGCGAACAGCCCATCTCTGAACATGAACGGCAACTGGCCGTTGCCCAAGGCAAGCGGCTGGCTGAAGTGGCCCTCAAACTGGCGGTGGCAGCATGA
- a CDS encoding YihY family inner membrane protein, translated as MNVSALAKQKLEVLLTLQFWRRLLGFLKFVGRRLLEDRCMQTAGSLTYTTLLAIIPLFTIALTLFSAFPMFDDYSTRFRYFIVANLVPDASGKVISVYLRQFSDNAEKLTAFGTIGLAVTALLLVFNIEKTFNQIWAVQRQRKLLSRTLIYWAAITLGPLALGLSLSMTSWIYHHSGGLIGGIRIFDSTVRVGPWFVTFAMLSLMYKMIPNCYVPRRHAVAAGLVVGVALELMKALFGLYIKQFVTLKLVYGAFASFPIFLTWLYMCWVIVLGGAVFSASLSYWHGNAWRWQSFASIRFEQALRLLVELSRAHHRGEIMHIDALRRQVSLGLDTAHSLLERMLEKGWVEQVSDDAWLLAISLERITLVEVFEHVVSPLYAHDGQHLAELIGQMRHSLSESLADYAALEATASAEQPA; from the coding sequence ATGAATGTGTCTGCGCTGGCAAAACAAAAATTAGAGGTACTGCTCACCCTGCAGTTCTGGCGCCGCTTGCTGGGATTCTTAAAATTTGTCGGGCGCCGTTTGCTGGAAGATCGCTGCATGCAAACCGCCGGCAGCCTGACTTACACCACCTTGCTGGCGATTATTCCGCTGTTCACCATCGCGCTGACGTTGTTTTCTGCGTTTCCGATGTTCGACGATTACAGCACCCGCTTCCGTTATTTTATCGTAGCCAACCTAGTGCCCGATGCCTCGGGCAAGGTCATCAGCGTTTATTTGCGCCAGTTCTCTGATAACGCCGAAAAACTCACCGCCTTCGGCACGATCGGCCTCGCCGTCACTGCGCTACTGCTGGTCTTCAATATCGAGAAAACGTTCAACCAGATCTGGGCGGTGCAACGCCAGCGCAAGCTATTGTCCAGAACGCTGATTTACTGGGCCGCCATCACACTGGGGCCGCTGGCGCTGGGCCTGAGTTTATCCATGACTTCCTGGATCTACCACCACAGCGGTGGTTTGATCGGCGGGATTCGCATTTTCGACAGCACGGTGCGCGTCGGCCCCTGGTTTGTGACCTTCGCCATGCTCAGTCTGATGTACAAGATGATCCCCAATTGCTACGTACCGCGGCGTCACGCCGTCGCTGCGGGCCTGGTGGTCGGGGTGGCGCTGGAATTGATGAAGGCGCTGTTTGGTTTGTACATCAAACAGTTTGTAACGCTCAAACTGGTCTACGGCGCCTTTGCCAGCTTCCCGATCTTTTTGACCTGGCTCTATATGTGCTGGGTGATTGTATTGGGCGGCGCAGTGTTTTCCGCCAGCCTGTCGTACTGGCACGGCAACGCCTGGCGTTGGCAGAGCTTTGCCAGCATTCGTTTCGAACAGGCTTTGCGCTTGCTGGTCGAGCTATCTCGGGCTCACCATCGCGGCGAGATCATGCATATTGACGCACTACGCCGCCAGGTCAGCCTTGGGCTGGATACCGCGCACTCCTTGCTGGAACGCATGCTGGAAAAAGGCTGGGTGGAACAGGTCAGCGACGACGCGTGGTTGCTGGCGATATCCCTGGAACGCATCACGCTGGTTGAGGTATTCGAACATGTCGTATCACCTCTTTACGCGCATGACGGGCAACATCTGGCAGAGCTGATCGGCCAGATGCGCCATTCCCTGAGTGAGAGTCTGGCTGATTACGCCGCGCTGGAAGCCACTGCGTCGGCAGAACAGCCAGCCTGA
- the aroB gene encoding 3-dehydroquinate synthase, with translation MRTVKLDLGTDSYDILIGRGVLAQVDRITALLPQPRVAIVTNTTVAPLYLTPLQAGLEGAGVQVVTIVLPDGEQYKTWETLNLIFDGLLRARAERKTTLIALGGGVVGDMTGFAAAVYQRGVPFIQIPTTLLAQVDSSVGGKTAINHPLGKNMIGSFYQPKLVLADLASLDTLPAREFSAGLAEVIKYGLIDDLAFFEWLEANIERLMARDTDALAYAVERSCQNKARIVGEDEKEHGVRALLNLGHTFGHAIETGLGYGAWLHGEGVAAGMVLAARASLELGQITQTDLDRIIKLIAAAGLPTIAPDLGFERFSDLMAQDKKVDAGKIKFILLRKLGESYIGSLTPTVIAAALQAGCSADAVASSAA, from the coding sequence ATGCGCACCGTTAAGCTCGACCTTGGCACCGATTCTTATGACATTTTGATCGGCCGCGGGGTGCTGGCACAGGTAGATCGCATTACGGCGTTGCTGCCGCAACCACGCGTAGCCATCGTCACCAATACCACCGTGGCGCCGCTTTATCTGACGCCGCTGCAAGCAGGTCTCGAGGGCGCAGGCGTGCAGGTCGTCACGATTGTGCTACCCGACGGCGAGCAATACAAAACGTGGGAAACGCTGAATCTGATTTTTGATGGCCTGTTGCGCGCCCGTGCTGAACGCAAAACCACGTTGATTGCTTTGGGTGGTGGCGTGGTGGGCGATATGACGGGCTTTGCGGCTGCGGTCTACCAGCGTGGCGTGCCGTTTATCCAGATTCCGACCACGCTGCTGGCGCAAGTGGATTCATCCGTTGGCGGCAAAACAGCGATCAATCACCCGCTGGGCAAGAACATGATTGGTTCGTTCTACCAGCCCAAACTGGTGTTGGCGGATCTGGCCAGTCTGGATACCTTGCCCGCGCGTGAATTCTCCGCCGGCCTAGCCGAAGTCATCAAATATGGTTTGATTGATGATCTGGCGTTTTTTGAATGGCTGGAAGCCAACATTGAGCGCTTGATGGCGCGTGATACCGACGCGCTGGCATACGCGGTCGAGCGCAGTTGCCAGAACAAGGCACGCATTGTTGGCGAGGACGAAAAAGAACATGGCGTTCGCGCCTTGCTGAACCTGGGGCATACCTTTGGTCACGCCATTGAAACGGGCCTGGGTTACGGCGCCTGGCTGCATGGTGAAGGCGTTGCTGCCGGAATGGTACTGGCTGCGCGTGCTTCGCTCGAACTCGGTCAGATCACCCAGACCGATCTGGATCGCATCATCAAGCTGATCGCGGCTGCGGGCTTGCCGACGATTGCGCCTGATTTGGGATTCGAGCGCTTCTCGGATTTGATGGCGCAGGACAAGAAGGTCGACGCTGGCAAAATCAAGTTCATCTTGCTGCGCAAGCTGGGTGAGTCCTACATCGGCTCGCTCACGCCGACGGTCATCGCAGCGGCCCTTCAGGCTGGCTGTTCTGCCGACGCAGTGGCTTCCAGCGCGGCGTAA
- a CDS encoding shikimate kinase: MKMPGNFFLVGLMGAGKTTVGRALARATGKTFYDSDHEIEARTGVRVPTIFELEGEAGFRARECAVIAELAGMKEIVLATGGGAVLNPDNRASLRRGGFVIYLRANVDDLYMRTAHDKNRPLLQTANPKQRLAELFEARDPLYREVADLVIDTSRQTVQHLTHQLLQQLEHKAYAHR; the protein is encoded by the coding sequence ATGAAAATGCCAGGCAACTTCTTTCTGGTCGGCCTGATGGGCGCGGGTAAAACGACCGTCGGTCGCGCATTGGCGCGCGCTACCGGTAAAACCTTTTATGACTCCGATCATGAGATCGAAGCGCGTACCGGCGTGCGCGTGCCGACTATTTTTGAGCTCGAAGGCGAGGCCGGCTTTCGTGCGCGCGAATGCGCGGTGATTGCCGAACTTGCGGGCATGAAAGAGATCGTGCTGGCCACCGGCGGTGGTGCGGTGCTCAATCCGGACAATCGTGCCAGTTTGCGACGCGGCGGCTTTGTGATTTACCTGCGCGCCAACGTGGATGACTTGTACATGCGCACGGCCCACGACAAAAACCGCCCGCTGCTGCAAACGGCCAATCCTAAACAGCGTTTGGCCGAGTTGTTTGAAGCGCGCGATCCCCTCTATCGCGAAGTTGCTGATCTGGTCATCGATACCAGTCGGCAAACCGTCCAGCATTTGACTCATCAACTGTTGCAGCAACTGGAACACAAAGCGTATGCGCACCGTTAA
- the pilQ gene encoding type IV pilus secretin PilQ: MIKASFLQRVLLASTTLAASWTFAADITAVDVTTVSAEKQVIKLTFNGAVPTPTSFSVNTPPRIAFDFAGAANQAGKSSVQVNGSALRLINLAEGSGRTRVVLNLQKQAGYTTKVDGNSFLITLDGSQSAVAPEARPVHFADVKPSATTQSIKAVDFRRGANNEGRLVVDLSDPNVGIDIRPQGKSLVVDFTKATLPKALERRLDVTDFGTPVVKVDSFALGDNARMVIEPKGNWEYSAYQTENRFIVEVREKLDEDKAAKAKPVYKGEKLSLNFQNVEIRTVLQVIAEFTGLNIVTSDTVNGNLTLRLKDVPWDQALDIILQAKGLDQRRSGNVLWIAPRQELADKEKQQFEAQKSVDDLEPTRTEAFQLKYQKGDDIKKMLSDGGQQMLSKRGSVVVDPRTNTLFIQDVSSKLEQIRAIINKVDIPVRQVLIEARIVEASDTFSRELGARLGWAALGHSGGTTIGTAPSLNNFTQTGSSSSSSSSSSSSSSSTLGGTSATNLLNVNLPATGLGVGNASTFALVAASANWLVGLELSALEADSKGKIISSPRLVTADQVEAVIEDGQQIPYSQSAQNGATTIAFKDATLSLKVTPQITPDGNVIMDVKVNKDSVGQSTANGPAINTKHIETKVLVENGGTIVIGGIYTQTLANSVNKTPLLGDIPVLGNLFKYKIDTDNRAELLIFITPKILQSDLTLR; this comes from the coding sequence ATGATCAAAGCATCGTTCCTGCAACGAGTGTTGCTGGCAAGCACTACGCTGGCAGCATCATGGACGTTTGCGGCAGATATTACCGCCGTGGATGTAACTACGGTCTCTGCAGAAAAGCAGGTGATCAAGCTGACCTTTAATGGCGCGGTGCCTACACCGACCAGTTTCTCGGTCAATACGCCGCCCCGGATCGCCTTTGACTTTGCCGGTGCCGCCAATCAGGCGGGCAAGAGCTCGGTTCAGGTCAACGGCAGCGCGTTGCGGCTGATTAATCTGGCCGAAGGCTCGGGTCGTACCCGTGTGGTGTTGAACCTGCAAAAGCAGGCTGGCTATACCACCAAGGTCGACGGGAACTCGTTCCTGATTACCCTGGATGGTTCGCAGTCCGCCGTGGCCCCAGAAGCGCGTCCGGTGCACTTTGCCGATGTTAAACCTTCAGCCACTACGCAATCGATCAAGGCTGTTGATTTCCGTCGCGGTGCCAACAACGAAGGCCGTCTGGTGGTCGACTTGTCTGACCCGAATGTGGGGATCGACATTCGCCCGCAAGGCAAGAGCCTGGTTGTTGATTTCACCAAGGCTACCTTGCCCAAGGCGCTGGAACGTCGTCTGGACGTGACCGACTTTGGTACGCCAGTGGTCAAGGTTGATTCATTCGCCCTGGGCGACAACGCCCGCATGGTGATCGAACCCAAGGGTAACTGGGAATATTCGGCCTATCAGACTGAAAACCGTTTCATTGTCGAAGTTCGGGAAAAACTGGATGAAGACAAGGCGGCCAAGGCCAAGCCTGTCTATAAGGGCGAAAAGCTGTCGCTGAATTTCCAGAACGTGGAAATCCGTACCGTGCTGCAAGTGATCGCCGAGTTTACTGGTCTGAATATCGTGACCAGCGACACGGTGAACGGCAACCTGACCCTGCGCCTGAAAGACGTGCCATGGGACCAAGCGCTGGATATCATTCTGCAAGCCAAGGGCCTGGATCAGCGTCGCAGTGGCAATGTGCTGTGGATTGCGCCACGTCAGGAACTGGCCGACAAAGAAAAGCAGCAGTTTGAAGCCCAGAAGTCTGTGGATGATCTCGAACCTACTCGTACTGAAGCCTTCCAGCTTAAGTATCAGAAGGGCGATGACATCAAGAAAATGCTGAGCGATGGTGGTCAGCAAATGCTGTCCAAGCGCGGCAGTGTGGTGGTCGATCCACGTACCAACACCTTGTTCATTCAGGATGTGTCGAGCAAGCTCGAGCAGATTCGCGCCATTATCAACAAGGTCGATATCCCGGTTCGCCAGGTGTTGATCGAAGCGCGGATTGTTGAAGCTTCGGATACCTTTAGCCGTGAACTGGGTGCCCGTCTGGGTTGGGCTGCCTTGGGTCACAGCGGTGGCACAACTATCGGCACGGCACCAAGTTTGAACAACTTCACCCAGACCGGCTCTTCGTCATCGTCCAGCAGCTCGTCGTCATCGTCCTCCAGTAGCACGCTTGGCGGGACTTCTGCGACCAATCTGCTGAACGTGAACCTGCCAGCAACCGGCTTGGGTGTGGGTAATGCCTCCACCTTTGCTCTGGTCGCGGCAAGCGCCAACTGGCTGGTCGGTCTGGAATTGTCCGCGCTGGAAGCAGACAGCAAGGGCAAGATCATCTCCAGTCCGCGTCTGGTTACCGCCGATCAAGTTGAAGCGGTGATTGAGGACGGTCAGCAGATTCCGTACTCGCAAAGTGCACAGAACGGCGCGACCACCATTGCGTTTAAAGATGCCACCTTGTCGCTGAAAGTCACTCCGCAAATCACGCCAGATGGCAATGTGATCATGGATGTGAAGGTCAACAAGGACAGTGTGGGGCAGTCTACGGCCAACGGTCCGGCGATCAATACCAAGCACATTGAGACCAAAGTGCTGGTTGAGAACGGTGGCACGATTGTGATCGGTGGTATCTACACCCAGACACTGGCAAACTCGGTCAACAAGACACCGTTGCTGGGCGATATTCCGGTCTTGGGCAACTTGTTCAAATACAAGATTGATACCGATAACCGTGCTGAATTGCTGATCTTCATTACACCGAAGATTCTGCAGTCTGATCTGACCCTGCGTTAA
- a CDS encoding pilus assembly protein PilP: protein MSLLALALSGCFGDQNSDLKAWMRESSEGMRGKVEPLPEAKPYTPFTYNAFDVADPFNPHKMDMARKGNGGVTPDMNRPKEALESYDLEKLTFVGTLQQAKTIQALIRAPDGNLYRIKVGNYMGQNFGKVLAISETEVKLKEIVEDSGGDWVERDTSLPLQEAEQKK from the coding sequence GTGTCGTTGCTGGCTTTGGCTTTGTCCGGCTGCTTTGGCGATCAAAACAGCGATCTCAAGGCCTGGATGCGCGAAAGCAGCGAAGGCATGCGTGGCAAGGTTGAGCCACTGCCGGAAGCCAAACCGTATACGCCGTTTACTTATAACGCATTTGATGTGGCTGACCCGTTCAACCCACACAAAATGGATATGGCGCGCAAGGGCAACGGCGGCGTTACGCCAGATATGAATCGCCCTAAAGAAGCACTCGAAAGCTACGACCTCGAAAAGCTCACTTTTGTTGGCACATTGCAGCAAGCAAAAACGATACAGGCCCTGATTCGGGCGCCTGACGGCAATCTGTACCGGATCAAGGTCGGTAATTATATGGGACAAAATTTCGGCAAGGTGCTCGCGATCAGCGAGACGGAAGTGAAGCTTAAAGAAATTGTCGAAGACAGCGGCGGAGACTGGGTGGAGCGCGATACGTCGCTTCCCCTGCAAGAGGCGGAGCAAAAGAAATGA
- a CDS encoding type 4a pilus biogenesis protein PilO — MTLDDLRNLDPKDMGNWPRGAQIGLAVLVFVVVLGLGYFYLWSDQMDQLSAGQLKEEALKTEYLDKEKKAINLEAYKQQLAEIQQSFGALLRQLPTKSEMETLLTEINQAGVGRGLQFDLFKPGAEVKTAEFAEMPIDIKITGSYHDLAAFVSDVAQLSRIVTLTNIELSVPKSPDMLAMSAVAKTYRALDDSEAQAVRQAEAAAKKKNK; from the coding sequence ATGACTCTGGACGATTTGCGCAATCTTGATCCCAAGGATATGGGGAACTGGCCACGAGGCGCCCAGATAGGTCTGGCGGTGCTGGTGTTCGTGGTCGTGCTGGGTTTGGGGTATTTCTATCTGTGGAGCGATCAGATGGACCAGCTTTCTGCTGGACAACTGAAAGAAGAAGCGCTCAAGACTGAGTACCTGGATAAAGAAAAGAAAGCCATCAACCTGGAAGCATACAAGCAGCAGCTGGCGGAAATTCAGCAGTCGTTTGGTGCATTGCTGCGGCAACTGCCGACCAAGTCGGAAATGGAAACATTGCTGACCGAAATCAACCAGGCGGGTGTAGGGCGCGGTCTGCAGTTTGATCTGTTCAAGCCTGGTGCCGAGGTCAAAACGGCTGAGTTTGCCGAAATGCCAATCGACATCAAGATCACCGGCAGCTATCACGATCTCGCGGCATTTGTGAGCGATGTGGCGCAGCTTTCGCGCATCGTGACGCTGACCAATATCGAACTGTCGGTGCCAAAGTCGCCTGACATGCTGGCGATGTCTGCTGTAGCCAAAACCTATCGCGCGCTGGATGACAGTGAAGCGCAGGCGGTGCGCCAGGCTGAAGCTGCGGCGAAGAAGAAGAACAAATGA
- a CDS encoding PilN domain-containing protein → MIRINLLPHREQARKARHNRYLAALGFTFVASAAVVALGYFFYQARLDTQNERNTFLTQENAKLDQQIAEIEKLKLEKQQLLDRKKVVERLQSNRSEDVKVLDQLTRQTPEGIYLKSVKQKDALLVLNGYAQSNARVSTLMRNLSDSPVFEQPTLVEVKSAQVANQRLSEFTLNVAITRVTDDASAPAAAARRPASAAGGTK, encoded by the coding sequence ATGATCCGCATTAACCTGTTACCGCACCGCGAACAAGCGCGTAAAGCGCGACATAACCGTTATCTGGCTGCTCTTGGATTTACTTTTGTGGCTTCTGCTGCAGTGGTGGCGTTGGGTTATTTCTTCTATCAGGCACGGCTTGATACGCAGAACGAACGCAATACATTCCTGACCCAGGAAAACGCCAAGCTGGACCAGCAGATTGCCGAGATTGAAAAGTTGAAGCTGGAAAAGCAACAGCTACTTGATCGCAAAAAGGTGGTTGAGCGCTTGCAGTCCAACCGTTCTGAAGATGTCAAAGTGCTGGACCAACTGACTCGCCAGACGCCTGAGGGTATCTATTTGAAGTCGGTAAAGCAGAAGGATGCGTTACTGGTCTTGAATGGCTACGCGCAATCGAACGCCCGCGTTTCAACCTTGATGCGCAATCTGTCTGATTCACCGGTGTTCGAGCAGCCCACGTTGGTTGAAGTGAAGTCGGCTCAGGTTGCCAACCAGCGCTTGTCCGAGTTTACGCTCAATGTCGCTATTACCCGGGTCACCGACGATGCGTCGGCACCCGCTGCTGCCGCGCGCCGTCCGGCATCTGCTGCCGGAGGAACCAAATAA
- a CDS encoding pilus assembly protein PilM: protein MLNLDFLKPKAPPLIGVDISSSAVKMVELGQTGRNYSLERYVIEPLPKDAVTDGNIADMDAVAEALRRAWRQMGSRLKNVAIALPAASVITKKILVPGDLSDRDLETQVETEANQYIPFSLDEVNLDFQVLGPAPNVPEESEVLIAAAKKEKVEERVAAIESAGLKALVVDVESYATQAAFELMRPQLPSNGDNQIVAVVDIGATAMHMNIFKDGQSIYSRDQAYAGNQLTQEIQRKFNLSSEEAESSKKNGGLPENYEPEVLQPFMDTMALEISRSLQFFYTSSNYNSVDHILLAGGCSAIHGLDDAVSSRTQVTSTMRANPFYGMATGKVRGKQIQLDAPSLLIACGLAMRRFDPT, encoded by the coding sequence GTGTTGAATCTCGACTTTCTCAAACCAAAGGCGCCGCCATTGATCGGAGTGGATATCAGCTCCTCGGCCGTCAAGATGGTCGAACTGGGTCAAACCGGGCGCAATTACAGTCTTGAGCGCTATGTCATTGAACCGTTGCCGAAAGATGCGGTAACCGATGGCAATATCGCTGATATGGACGCTGTGGCCGAGGCGTTGCGCCGTGCATGGCGGCAAATGGGATCCCGACTGAAAAATGTCGCGATTGCGTTGCCTGCTGCGTCGGTAATCACCAAAAAAATCCTGGTTCCGGGGGATTTGTCTGATCGCGATCTGGAAACTCAGGTCGAGACCGAGGCAAACCAGTACATTCCCTTTTCGCTGGACGAGGTCAATCTCGACTTCCAGGTGCTGGGCCCTGCGCCCAACGTGCCGGAAGAATCCGAGGTCTTGATCGCGGCGGCGAAAAAGGAAAAAGTTGAAGAGCGCGTTGCTGCCATTGAGTCGGCCGGTCTGAAAGCTTTGGTGGTGGATGTCGAATCCTACGCGACGCAAGCTGCGTTCGAGTTGATGCGGCCACAGTTGCCCAGCAACGGTGACAACCAGATTGTGGCGGTGGTCGACATCGGCGCGACTGCGATGCACATGAATATTTTCAAAGATGGGCAATCGATCTATAGCCGGGATCAGGCTTACGCCGGAAACCAGTTGACCCAGGAAATCCAGCGCAAGTTCAACCTTTCTTCGGAAGAGGCAGAGTCCTCCAAGAAAAATGGTGGCCTGCCGGAAAATTACGAGCCCGAAGTGCTGCAGCCGTTCATGGACACCATGGCGCTGGAAATCTCGCGTTCACTGCAATTCTTTTACACGTCCAGCAATTACAACTCGGTTGATCACATCTTGCTCGCGGGTGGCTGCAGTGCCATTCACGGTCTGGATGACGCGGTCTCCAGTCGTACCCAAGTGACCAGCACCATGCGCGCCAACCCGTTCTACGGCATGGCGACAGGCAAGGTCCGCGGCAAGCAGATTCAGCTGGACGCACCTTCACTGTTGATCGCATGTGGTCTGGCCATGCGGAGGTTTGACCCGACATGA
- a CDS encoding penicillin-binding protein 1A: protein MTKRILLICVGIFGGLIIFAVGLAFFAVLLTYPRLPSLEALTEYHPKIPLRVYTADEILIGEFGEERRAFVPIDQVPTVMKQALLAAEDERFYQHGGIDYVGVMRAMAGNIVSGHAQSGASTITMQVARNFYLSNEKTFNRKFNEALLAFKIEHNLSKDQILELYLNQIYLGQRAYGFASASQTYFGKDLKQLNVAEAAMLAGLPKAPSSYNPVANFKRATLRQQYVLRRMHELHFITDEQYTSALNTPLQIKRMVQDFPVHAEYVAEAVRQMMVDRYKDAAYTAGFKVYTTLDSKDQTAAYESLRKGLIDYDTRHGYRGPEAFIDPDLFKSGNEEALDDAVADVKDSGDLLAAVVRQSSPKSVTAWLKGGENITIEDDGLKFVRFALTDKANPTARIRPGAIIRVKQTDNGWAISQLPQVEGALISLNSQNGAVKAMVGGFDFNRSNFNHVTQAWRQPGSSFKPFVYSAALEKGVTPATLINDAPIVINPDQVGGQKWEPKNYDGKYEGMMTVRNALTHSKNLVSIRILQSITPQFAQQFDTRFGFTVQQNPAYLTMALGAGSVTPQQMAEGYAVFSNTGYRVYSWYVDKIMDGRGNLLAQMAPQVAGQNAKRTLEARNAFVMTSMMQDVVRYGTGSKARVLGRTDLAGKTGTTNDTHDAWFAGFNPDVVTVAWVGFDQPRSLGGSETGGAAALPIWISYMGKVLADMPERQYPVPNGVVAQTIQTEKGDRTEYFFSEYTQTNPDLGLGSGTAATQPLDEIKDLLF from the coding sequence ATGACAAAACGAATCCTGCTTATTTGCGTTGGCATCTTCGGCGGCCTTATTATTTTCGCCGTTGGTCTGGCTTTTTTTGCCGTCCTTCTGACATATCCGCGTTTACCGTCGCTTGAAGCATTAACCGAGTACCACCCCAAAATCCCATTACGGGTATACACCGCCGATGAGATATTAATCGGTGAATTCGGTGAAGAACGCCGCGCATTCGTGCCCATTGATCAGGTACCAACGGTCATGAAACAAGCATTGCTCGCCGCCGAAGACGAACGTTTTTATCAACACGGTGGCATTGATTACGTGGGCGTAATGCGGGCGATGGCTGGAAATATCGTGTCCGGTCATGCGCAATCCGGCGCTAGCACCATCACCATGCAAGTTGCCCGTAATTTTTATTTATCCAACGAAAAAACATTTAACCGTAAATTCAACGAAGCATTACTGGCATTCAAAATCGAGCACAATCTCTCGAAAGATCAGATTCTTGAGCTTTATCTGAACCAGATTTATCTCGGCCAGCGTGCATACGGTTTTGCATCTGCATCACAAACCTATTTCGGAAAAGATCTAAAACAATTAAATGTTGCTGAGGCGGCCATGTTGGCAGGACTGCCCAAGGCGCCTTCTTCGTATAATCCAGTTGCCAATTTCAAACGCGCTACATTACGCCAACAATATGTATTACGGCGCATGCATGAGCTGCATTTCATCACCGACGAACAGTACACCAGTGCACTGAATACGCCGCTGCAAATCAAACGTATGGTCCAGGATTTCCCGGTTCATGCCGAATATGTTGCAGAAGCGGTACGACAAATGATGGTCGACCGTTACAAGGATGCCGCGTATACCGCCGGATTCAAGGTTTACACGACACTCGACAGCAAGGACCAGACAGCCGCGTATGAATCCCTGCGCAAGGGGTTAATTGATTACGACACTCGTCATGGATATCGCGGCCCCGAGGCTTTTATTGACCCTGATCTTTTCAAGTCTGGTAATGAAGAGGCGCTGGACGATGCGGTTGCTGACGTGAAGGACTCGGGCGATTTGCTGGCAGCAGTGGTTCGGCAATCCTCACCCAAGTCCGTCACTGCGTGGCTTAAAGGTGGCGAGAACATCACTATTGAAGATGATGGGCTCAAATTTGTGCGTTTTGCATTAACTGACAAAGCCAACCCCACCGCGCGCATACGGCCAGGCGCGATCATCCGGGTCAAACAAACCGATAACGGATGGGCGATTAGCCAGTTGCCACAAGTCGAAGGTGCGCTGATTTCACTGAACAGCCAGAACGGGGCGGTCAAAGCCATGGTGGGCGGCTTTGACTTTAACCGCAGCAACTTCAATCACGTCACCCAAGCCTGGCGGCAACCGGGCTCCAGTTTCAAACCCTTTGTCTATTCTGCTGCGCTGGAAAAAGGGGTTACCCCTGCAACGCTGATCAACGATGCACCAATCGTGATCAACCCGGACCAGGTTGGCGGGCAGAAGTGGGAACCCAAGAATTACGATGGCAAGTACGAGGGCATGATGACGGTGCGTAATGCGCTGACGCACTCCAAGAACCTGGTGTCGATCCGCATTCTGCAATCGATCACCCCGCAGTTTGCTCAGCAATTTGACACCCGCTTTGGCTTCACCGTACAACAGAACCCGGCCTATCTCACCATGGCCCTGGGCGCCGGTAGCGTGACACCGCAGCAGATGGCGGAAGGCTATGCCGTGTTCTCCAACACTGGCTACCGGGTCTATTCCTGGTATGTAGACAAGATCATGGATGGTCGCGGCAACTTGCTGGCGCAGATGGCACCGCAAGTCGCCGGGCAAAATGCCAAACGCACCCTCGAAGCCCGTAATGCCTTTGTGATGACCAGCATGATGCAGGATGTCGTGCGCTACGGCACTGGCTCAAAAGCGCGGGTATTGGGCCGAACGGATCTGGCCGGCAAGACCGGGACCACCAACGATACGCACGACGCCTGGTTCGCTGGCTTCAACCCGGATGTGGTCACGGTTGCCTGGGTGGGCTTTGATCAGCCTCGCTCACTGGGTGGCTCGGAAACCGGCGGTGCCGCTGCGCTACCGATCTGGATCAGTTATATGGGTAAAGTGCTGGCAGATATGCCGGAGCGGCAATACCCAGTACCCAATGGCGTTGTTGCCCAAACCATTCAGACCGAGAAGGGTGATCGCACTGAGTATTTCTTTAGCGAATACACGCAGACCAACCCTGATCTGGGCCTGGGGAGTGGTACTGCAGCCACGCAACCGCTGGATGAGATAAAGGATTTGCTGTTCTGA